In one Kluyveromyces marxianus DMKU3-1042 DNA, complete genome, chromosome 4 genomic region, the following are encoded:
- the POM152 gene encoding Pom152p: MDSGFGNSGFYTHNTSMWSESRRRDIRSRDRDPFRGGISGLKDDEFSRPTDNMGTLNPGLSGFSGYTGGSGSGSSSNATKRTRKNGEYAETSIADLPLISTEVLDEASQRRLAFVIFIIIQAYKIYDLILLKSGIPLSGLFLSNSRLNFVSKYIIIDSLFFNCLPTFKIPKLKFKPLVVFLQIISFALLTVFLSSDKNFPLFTIIVSLWKQYNSRDLTLTGDSVNPKQALNSAQHFKGAHTIKILPENTAYFNPSHSAFCLPMDQSGPALEIPIRVNSSSTIGHVQLEFRDLYTNEVELWNFTKNDLKSLRKESSKDEAYKNIHYFSVPLDRIGFYELKSVKDTNNMNLRIYKSQLVLPHCPLASIKGKGEKDRCIGDNDHVSIQVQGVPPLKLTYSKTINGQKYVLEDPTLQPEYFESPLLSNSKFFSSLDTNDLKWARSYPIDIDLETSAKEYGQHLYSIEKIVDGFGNTIDFTVMSSEVREKYDLVHQFYVHDLPRASLDEEMNPNSAVRRSLVVKLDSGDFVKDAPFVVQLSHEDNNSNVNFIEKQFNEKELKFKVDEPGSYNLLSIKSNYCNGAVIGKSNVLITKPIPPQLDIKSTPILDQCVGQVGLNFDLTFTGVPPFYYKTKIYRMEKGERKLYETKKFTSQGTRNQFTYSPTSEGSYEIVFTELSNELFNSPIPLDPKKNTFKTTMRVKPSAKIAGRMETKLCLGGKTKIPIKFSGEPPFTLNYDIVATSSNKRASYNKDNIRSYSFDIETPNFNIGGDHILSLVSVKDASGCLVGLSGTDARITVRRDIPVASFATSESNSQINIKEASSAELPLKLSGEGPFTVVFNYLNNKGEVKETKEAVFNSNYKPVLKVQKEGLYRLVSVRDQSCQGKIVDPQNTFHVQYLAKPHFSVVDHNRISKLDAFNYIKNDVCQGFEETIDLSLSGVPPFLIEYDMVSPLGDKHSSSVQVATKYASIKFPNEIIGEYSIKVKSVYDSNYGKMDLQKISHRPSPIEIKQRVNPLPNIEFLDKGSTYRTCSANVDEAKLLQDIRLKVVQGTSPFSVSFSIYHESSSRTDTFTLHNVTSDNFDYKRLYEGLSLGNHIVKIESVTDANGCSNDLLSTDNQISISITDVPRIALTESAMEYCVGDYVGYQLSGSPPFIIKYEFNGKQLKSKERTSQFVRYASEPGTISISSIQDSTSQCIVDFTSPKMKPEHDKLTLNVHPIPSVTVSQGKEIVEDIHEGDKAEVIFSFEGTPPFGLTYVRTENVDTKKGKKQQIVETHKVSDIYAYEYRVLTSLQGTYEALEVSDAFCSAKNNALLD, from the coding sequence ATGGATTCAGGTTTTGGGAATAGTGGGTTTTACACGCATAACACGTCTATGTGGAGTGAAAGTAGGCGTCGAGATATTAGGAGTAGAGATAGAGATCCTTTCAGAGGTGGAATAAGTGGTttaaaagatgatgaattcaGTAGGCCGACAGATAATATGGGCACTCTAAATCCTGGTCTCTCAGGGTTCTCTGGATATACAGGCGGCAGCGGTAGCGGCAGCAGTAGTAATGCGACAAAACGTACTCGCAAGAATGGTGAATACGCCGAGACATCAATTGCAGATTTGCCATTGATATCTACAGAAGTTTTGGATGAGGCAAGCCAACGAAGACTTGCGtttgtcatttttattataattcAAGCATACAAAATATACGACCTTATCCTTTTGAAAAGTGGAATACCTCTTTCGGGGCTATTTTTGTCGAATTCAAGACTGAATTTCGTATCCAAATACATCATAATAGACTCGTTGTTTTTCAACTGCTTACCAACTTTTAAGATACCGAAGCTAAAATTCAAACCATTGGTAGTATTTCTTCAGATTATTTCATTTGCGCTTTTAACGGTATTCCTTTCGAGTGACAAAAACTTCCCGCTATTCACAATAATTGTGTCACTTTGGAAACAATACAACAGTAGGGATTTGACTCTCACCGGTGATTCCGTGAATCCAAAACAGGCTTTGAATTCAGCACAGCACTTTAAGGGTGCCCATACGATCAAAATTCTACCGGAGAATACTGCCTACTTCAATCCTTCTCACTCTGCGTTCTGTCTTCCGATGGATCAATCTGGACCAGCACTGGAAATTCCAATTAGAGTGAACTCTTCCTCAACTATCGGTCATGTACAGTTAGAGTTCAGAGACTTGTATACAAACGAAGTTGAGTTATGGAACTTCACCAAGAATGACTTGAAATCACTAAGAAAGGAATCCTCCAAGGATGAAGCTTACAAGAATATTCACTATTTCTCCGTACCACTGGACAGAATTGGTTTCTATGAATTGAAGAGTGTCAAGGATACGAATAACATGAATTTGAGAATATACAAGTCACAATTGGTTCTTCCACATTGTCCACTGGCTTCAATTAAAGGAAAGGGCGAGAAAGACAGATGTATTGGAGACAATGACCACGTTTCTATCCAAGTCCAGGGTGTACCACCTTTAAAGCTAACTTATAGTAAAACAATTAATGGCCAGAAATATGTCCTTGAAGATCCAACTTTGCAGCcagaatattttgaatctccacttctttcaaactcAAAGTTTTTCAGCAGTTTAGACACCAATGACTTGAAATGGGCCCGTTCTTATCCTATAGACATTGACTTAGAGACCTCAGCAAAAGAATACGGTCAACACTTGTATTCCATCGAAAAAATTGTTGATGGTTTCGGAAATACCATTGATTTCACAGTAATGTCGTCAGAAGTTAGAGAAAAGTATGATTTAGTTCATCAATTTTATGTGCATGATTTACCAAGGGCCTCattagatgaagaaatgaatCCAAACAGTGCGGTGAGAAGATCATTGGTTGTGAAATTAGACTCTGGTGACTTTGTTAAAGATGCTCCATTCGTGGTTCAACTTTCTCATGAAGATAACAACTCAAACGTCAACttcattgaaaaacaatttaatgaaaaagaGCTGAAGTTTAAGGTTGATGAACCAGGTTCATACAATCTCCTATCTATAAAATCCAATTATTGTAATGGAGCTGTTATAGGAAAATCCAACGTCTTAATCACGAAGCCAATTCCTCCTCAACTAGATATCAAATCAACACCTATCTTAGATCAATGCGTTGGTCAGGTCGGTTTAAACTTTGATCTCACATTTACTGGGGTACCACCATTTTATTACAAGACTAAGATCTATAGGATGGAAAAAGGTGAACGTAAACTTTATGAAACCAAGAAATTCACATCGCAAGGTACTAGAAATCAATTCACATACTCTCCAACTTCTGAAGGTAGCTATGAGATTGTTTTCACAGAGTTGTCTAACGAGCTTTTCAACTCCCCAATACCCCTTGacccaaagaaaaatacattCAAAACTACTATGAGAGTTAAACCAAGTGCGAAAATTGCTGGAAGAATGGAAACAAAGCTCTGTTTAGGAGGTAAAACAAAGATACCGATCAAATTCAGTGGTGAACCTCCATTCACATTAAACTATGACATCGTGGCAACTTCCTCAAACAAGAGAGCTTCATACAACAAAGATAACATTAGAAGTTACTCTTTTGACATAGAAACTCCAAACTTCAACATTGGTGGAGATCATATCCTATCATTGGTGTCTGTAAAAGATGCTAGCGGATGTTTGGTAGGATTAAGCGGTACAGATGCAAGAATAACTGTCAGAAGAGATATCCCGGTAGCTTCTTTTGCTACTTCAGAGAGTAACTctcaaatcaatatcaaagaGGCATCATCTGCTGAACTTCCCCTAAAGCTTTCTGGCGAAGGACCATTTACTGTCGTCTTCAACTATCTAAACAACAAGGGCGAAGTTAAGGAAACGAAAGAAGCTGTTTTCAACTCAAACTATAAACCTGTTTTGAAAGTTCAAAAGGAAGGTCTATATAGACTAGTGTCTGTACGAGACCAAAGCTGCCAAGGTAAAATTGTTGATCCGCAAAATACTTTCCATGTCCAGTATCTCGCAAAGCCTCACTTCTCTGTTGTTGATCATAACCGTATTTCTAAATTGGACGCATTCAACTACATCAAGAATGATGTCTGTCaaggatttgaagaaactatcGATTTATCTCTTAGCGGTGTTCCTCCATTTTTGATTGAGTATGATATGGTTTCCCCATTGGGTGATAAACACTCTTCTTCAGTGCAAGTTGCTACTAAATATGCGTCGATCAAATTCCCTAATGAAATAATTGGCGAATATTCCATTAAAGTGAAGAGTGTTTATGATTCTAATTACGGTAAAATGGATTTGCAGAAAATCTCGCACAGACCTTCTCCTATTGAGATAAAGCAAAGAGTGAACCCTCTTCCAAATATCGAATTTTTAGATAAGGGCAGCACTTACAGAACTTGTTCTGCTAATGTGGATGAAGCAAAGCTTTTGCAAGACATACGTTTAAAGGTTGTTCAAGGAACTTCTCCTTTCTCCGTGTCTTTCAGTATTTATCATGAAAGTTCATCCAGAACAGATACGTTCACTTTGCATAATGTCACGTCAGATAACTTTGACTATAAGAGGTTGTACGAAGGTTTGTCTTTGGGTAACCACATTGTTAAAATAGAGAGTGTCACAGATGCTAATGGATGCAGCAATGATTTACTGTCAACTGATAATCAAATCTCAATTTCTATCACTGATGTACCAAGAATCGCACTTACTGAGTCTGCAATGGAATATTGTGTTGGTGATTATGTTGGATACCAACTAAGTGGGTCGCCTCCATTTATCATCAAGTATGAATTCAATGGAAAGCAACTTAAGTCAAAGGAGCGTACATCTCAATTCGTCAGATATGCATCTGAACCAGGTACTATTTCCATTTCATCGATTCAAGATTCCACTTCACAGTGTATAGTAGATTTCACAAGTCCAAAGATGAAGCCTGAACATGATAAATTAACGCTTAACGTCCACCCAATCCCCTCAGTGACAGTTTCACAGGGTAAAGAAATCGTAGAAGATATTCATGAGGGTGATAAGGCAGAAGtgatattttcttttgaaggtACTCCTCCATTTGGATTAACATATGTTCGTACCGAAAATGTTGACACCAAGAAGGGTAAAAAGCAACAAATTGTAGAAACTCATAAAGTTTCAGACATATACGCTTATGAATACAGAGTTCTAACCAGTTTACAGGGAACATATGAAGCTTTGGAAGTCTCTGACGCCTTCTGTTCAGCAAAAAACAATGCATTATTGGATTAA
- the SMF3 gene encoding putative divalent metal ion transporter SMF3 has product MVDTGISRILKRSHIEVFKKFVKFIGPGIMVSVAYMDPGNYSTSVSGGAQFKYKLLFITFISNIFAIVLQCLCIKLGTVTGLDLAENCRRHFPKRWNYVLYAFAELAIIATDLAEVIGAAVALNILFNIPLVWGVLLTILDVLIILIFYKPDEHSMKKVRAFETFVGVLVGATVICFAIELFKITVPSKMEVFKGFIPSPIIFKEQQAMYISLGILGATVMPHSLFLGSSVVKPRVHEYDLKKYGKIKEQPSIGAIEYTLQYSYAELIISLFFIATFVNASILIVAGATLYGQPDAEDADLLSIYELLSQYVSPAAGLIFALAMLFSGQSAGIICTMAGQIVSEGFLKWSLDPWLTRLVTRLIAIVPCFLVTIFLGEKGVSAILNLSQVVLSLILPIVSAPLIYFTMNPSIMTVTDVDVTSNSAGSTADSSEETHLLSSKKSESVNYTNSKTLSAVAFLIWLTIGTLNCYLVFSYLAGADVHF; this is encoded by the coding sequence ATGGTTGATACGGGCATTTCTCGTATTCTCAAGAGAAGCCATATTGAGgtcttcaaaaagtttgTGAAGTTTATTGGGCCTGGTATTATGGTGAGTGTAGCGTATATGGACCCAGGTAATTATTCAACAAGTGTGTCAGGTGGTGCGCAATTTAAGTACAAATTGCTCTTTATCACTTTTATCTCTAATATATTTGCGATTGTATTGCAATGTTTGTGCATTAAGTTGGGTACTGTCACTGGGCTTGATCTTGCTGAGAATTGTAGACGTCACTTTCCAAAACGCTGGAACTACGTTTTGTATGCATTTGCTGAGCTTGCGATCATCGCGACAGATTTGGCTGAAGTTATtggtgctgctgttgcATTAAAcatcttgttcaacatTCCTTTAGTTTGGGGTGTGTTGTTGACGATACTGGATGTGCTAATCATCCTTATTTTCTACAAGCCGGATGAACACTCGATGAAAAAAGTGCGAGCCTTCGAGACTTTTGTTGGTGTCTTAGTTGGAGCGACGGTCATTTGCTTCGCTATTGAGCTTTTCAAGATCACCGTTCCAAGCAAGATGGAAGTGTTCAAGGGGTTCATTCCAAGTCCAATCATTTTCAAGGAGCAACAAGCTATGTACATTTCTTTGGGTATTCTAGGAGCTACTGTCATGCCACactctcttttcttgggCTCTTCGGTGGTAAAGCCTCGGGTTCATGAATatgatttgaaaaaatatgGTAAGATCAAGGAACAGCCTTCCATTGGTGCCATTGAGTATACCTTGCAGTACTCATACGCAGAATTGATTATatctttgttcttcattGCAACTTTTGTGAATGCATCAATCTTAATAGTGGCAGGTGCTACTTTGTATGGCCAACCTGATGCTGAAGACGCTGATTTGTTATCTATCTATGAGCTATTGTCGCAATATGTTTCGCCAGCAGCAGGTCTCATTTTTGCATTAGCCATGCTCTTTAGTGGTCAATCTGCTGGTATTATTTGTACTATGGCAGGTCAAATTGTTTCTGAGGGTTTCTTAAAGTGGTCTTTGGATCCATGGCTAACCAGATTGGTTACAAGATTAATTGCTATAGTGCCATGTTTTCTTGTGACAATTTTCTTAGGGGAAAAAGGTGTCTCTGCTATCTTAAACCTAAGTCAAGTCGTgctttctttaattttgCCTATTGTTTCAGCACCATTAATTTACTTCACCATGAACCCTAGCATTATGACAGTTACTGATGTAGATGTCACTTCTAATTCCGCAGGTTCTACTGCAGATTCTTCTGAAGAAACCCATCTTCTTTCGTCAAAGAAATCTGAATCTGTCAATTACACGAACAGCAAAACTTTGTCTGCAGTGGCTTTCTTGATCTGGCTCACGATCGGTACTTTGAACTGTTACTTGGTTTTCTCGTACTTAGCCGGTGCAGATGTGCATTTTTAA
- the RSC58 gene encoding Rsc58p, with amino-acid sequence MTESLKEEFFENLAAVLRSASSKCRALDEKFPTEFFESNPKNIYESYVSFLRAKFDENPDIKIADDIESISISEKFANGDYQKHSDAVYRIYHDIKLVCSILIHYYSQGTRSYQMVDKFYKFASELILRECYRVGVQLINGSDADAALEESVFSRTISNDFLKISQVYQLPYAETLQTETKDGHLFSSVISRSSLDKRPKEVPHEEMHIVKILPQASSQPANRLGFVAANTSHIPDPTISPTEIMTSFLHPNWYPLPTSKWLDYGQYQSFAPSISEFKSVTDCSRKGDIWLEKVGYKMWYEMVTKEKKEKAAVEAKTEPKVETKEENNGEKEASNDAGETDEEKNATTDEEPENARESSEDEVVVMADQTKPVQINLKNLFEWQPSNEITEEDIEAFKQGKQQQLLSEILLKLKDLKRKRVKLNKISKPTSEEVSLYHRAQNILREAILLKQVKAVPKLYEKQFPVLSNNYAGGIPVVKTISTRKKKSKKAVN; translated from the coding sequence ATGACGGAATCTCTAAAAGAGGAgttttttgaaaacttggCTGCGGTACTAAGAAgtgcttcttcaaaatgCAGAGCTTTGGATGAAAAGTTTCCAACAGAATTCTTTGAATCGAATCCCAAGAATATCTATGAGTCCTATGTGAGTTTTTTGAGGGCTAAATTTGATGAGAACCCAGATATTAAGATAGCAGATGATATTGAgtcaatttcaatatctgAGAAGTTTGCGAATGGCGATTATCAAAAACACAGCGACGCTGTTTATAGAATATACCATGATATCAAGCTCGTCTGCTCTATACTGATCCATTACTACTCGCAAGGCACAAGGTCTTACCAAATGGTGGACAAATTCTACAAGTTTGCATCCGAATTGATATTGAGAGAGTGCTATAGAGTTGGTGTTCAGCTTATTAATGGTTCAGATGCAGATGCCGCCTTGGAAGAAAGTGTTTTTTCGAGGACTATATCTAATGACTTTTTAAAGATATCTCAGGTGTATCAATTGCCATACGCTGAAACGCTACAAACCGAAACGAAAGACGGTCATCTATTCAGTTCTGTAATATCGAGATCATCACTTGATAAGAGACCAAAGGAAGTTCCACACGAAGAGATGCATATAGTGAAGATTCTTCCACAAGCGTCTTCTCAGCCTGCTAACAGATTAGGGTTTGTGGCTGCTAACACATCACACATTCCAGATCCTACTATATCACCTACAGAGATCATGACATCGTTCTTACATCCAAATTGGTACCCACTACCAACGTCAAAATGGTTGGATTACGGACAGTATCAGTCTTTTGCACCAAGCATATCGGAATTCAAGTCAGTCACTGATTGCTCACGTAAGGGAGACATATGGCTAGAAAAGGTCGGATATAAGATGTGGTACGAAATGGTaactaaagaaaagaaggaaaaggcAGCAGTGGAGGCAAAAACCGAACCAAAAGTGGAGACTAAAGAAGAGAACAACggagaaaaagaagctaGTAATGACGCGGGCGAAaccgatgaagaaaagaatgcTACAACAGATGAAGAACCGGAAAATGCTAGGGAATCCTCGGAAGACGAAGTAGTAGTGATGGCGGATCAAACGAAACCAGTACAAATTAATTTGAAGAACCTCTTTGAATGGCAACCCAGTAACGAAATAACTGAGGAAGATATTGAGGCTTTTAAACAAGGtaagcaacaacaacttctttCCGAAATTTTGCTGAAATTGAAAGATCTAAAGCGTAAAAGAGTAAAACTTAATAAGATATCTAAGCCAACAAGCGAAGAGGTTTCATTATATCATAGAGCACAAAACATTTTAAGAGAAGCCATATTGCTGAAACAGGTGAAGGCTGTCCCAAAGCTTTACGAAAAGCAATTTCCAGTGCTATCGAATAACTATGCTGGTGGTATTCCTGTGGTTAAAACCATATCtacaaggaagaagaaaagtaaGAAGGCGGTTAACTAA
- the ECM16 gene encoding ATP-dependent RNA helicase ECM16, whose amino-acid sequence MGTYRKRWNEKARAGQMSKLKELKRVRNKQFTRAAAADSDSENDSGSDNDDSGSDLESKKVPEDTNVAVLKPLTEEEKLEKKRKLEELFTPKETKISRTKKKRLEKFIEHQLKREEKKVLIEKLQDYKIDTSLLTSSKNLGHGRKTKRQEIEEALKLEKQGLADEKTKEILYDEVEVKDWYADHPDSAGESDREEEDDEFSEVKSGGFVDNRPSKFGGSGFGFGFANAKVVTKKTPKKKYNWRQKVEQEERKRRKQDDDQDFSSSEDEDEDEESENEDSVDVSSENNESSSGDEEQEESDEEEEEEESKTTVAEEFKQWANQEIKKLEGRDVEAVMPKLDIKVERTERIEDMDDGLQGDNFNVDENLKRKAFYVKVQRSDEVQLVRTALPVFAEEYRIMEAINHNDVVIICGETGSGKTTQVPQFLYESGYGNSSSADTPGMIGITQPRRVAAVSMANRVSNEMGDHGEYVGYQIRFDSSTKQDTRMKFMTDGVLLREMMNDFKLTKYSSIIIDEAHERNINTDILIGMLSRCVRLRAKEHAQDPVKNKKLKLIIMSATLRVSDFSENPALFPTPPPVLKVDARQYPVAVHFNRKTKFDYAEEAFRKTCKIHQRLPPGAILVFMTGQQEITHMVKRLRKEFPFPKRQSLIQKDNIPTVRVDAATADVEAEDVDFSVAVKEEMQFEEDLPSDEEGSDAEEEEEGFEETLEEGQTDRDPLYVLPLYSLLPTKEQMKVFRDPPPGSRLCVVATNVAETSLTIPGVRYVVDCGRSKERKFDETTGVQSFEIDWISKASADQRSGRAGRTGPGHCYRLYSSAVYERDFEQFSKPEILRMPVESIVLQMKSMAIHNIINFPFPTPPDPSALAKAQKLLQYLGALDNNERITEDGRAMSLFPLSPRFAKMLLVGNENDCLKYVVTIVSALSVGEPFLSEQELGISSFIPDANASNKENANKDEDDDEDVKRSVVEDPVDHEAEERKRALRTRYIKSSMKFNKLDKFSDVLRLLSAVSALDYIPKEQHYSFMHKNFLREKTMEEILKLRKQVMFIIKSVTSKESVAVQVKDEDLKSSVPTETQIKLLKQMITAGFIDQVAIRADQLFPEDVTINKSNISSIPYVPVLAEKTSEVEDLFVYIHPNSILNQCGEQPPKYLVFHSLHINSNNERAKTRMKTLCDIKSTPLANVARKGSLLTYGKPITGQGLKPIDISPTERYCYVVPRFGSPNDSDIKIGWELNPIPVHQVKEHGVWTVKKLLTPKAFKSHQVKH is encoded by the coding sequence ATGGGTACTTATAGGAAGAGATGGAATGAAAAGGCGCGTGCTGGGCAGATGTCCAAGTTGAAAGAGTTGAAAAGGGTAAGAAATAAGCAGTTTACCcgagcagcagcagcggattctgattctgagAATGATTCTGGTTCAGATAATGATGATTCTGGTTCAGATTTAGAGTCAAAGAAGGTGCCTGAGGACACAAATGTTGCGGTTTTGAAGCCTCTTACTGAGGAAGAGAAGCTAGAGAAGAAGCGTAAGTTGGAAGAGTTATTCACTCCTAAGGAGACTAAGATTTCGCggacaaaaaagaagagattgGAGAAGTTTATCGAGCatcaattgaagagagaagaaaaaaaggttttgaTTGAGAAGCTTCAGGATTACAAAATAGATACCTCTCTTTTGACGAGTTCTAAGAACCTTGGTCACGGACGGAAAACGAAGAGACAAGAGATAGAGGAGGCTTTGAAGCTTGAAAAGCAGGGATTGGCAGATGAAAAGACCAAGGAGATTCTATATGATGAGGTAGAGGTGAAAGATTGGTATGCTGACCATCCTGATAGTGCTGGCGAGTCAGATCGTGAGGAGGAGGACGACGAGTTTTCGGAAGTAAAATCGGGTGGATTCGTTGATAACAGACCTAGTAAATTCGGCGGTTCTGGTTTCGGTTTCGGTTTTGCTAATGCGAAGGTTGTTACTAAGAAGACgccaaagaagaagtacaacTGGAGACAAAAAGTGGAGCAAGAAGAGCGTAAGAGACGAAAACAGGATGATGATCAGGACTTCTCTTCCAgtgaggatgaggatgaggatgaggaaaGCGAAAATGAAGACTCTGTAGATGTATCAtcagaaaataatgaatcATCAAGCggtgatgaagaacaagaggaatctgacgaagaagaggaagaagaggaatcAAAAACCACAGTTGCTGAGGAATTCAAACAATGGGCTAACCAGGAGATTAAAAAACTTGAAGGAAGAGACGTAGAAGCAGTAATGCCAAAATTGGACATCAAAGTCGAGAGGACTGAAAGAATAGAGGATATGGATGATGGTTTACAAGGTGATAACTTCAATGTCGATGAGAATCTAAAACGTAAAGCATTTTATGTGAAAGTTCAGAGGTCTGATGAGGTTCAGCTAGTTAGAACCGCACTTCCAGTTTTCGCTGAAGAGTATAGAATTATGGAAGCTATTAACCATAATGATGTAGTTATCATTTGTGGTGAAACAGGTTCTGGTAAAACTACACAAGTACCGCAGTTCTTGTATGAGTCCGGTTATGGTAATTCCTCATCTGCTGACACTCCTGGCATGATAGGTATTACTCAACCCAGAAGAGTTGCTGCGGTTTCCATGGCTAACCGTGTTTCTAATGAAATGGGTGATCATGGTGAATATGTTGGATACCAGATTCGTTTTGACTCTTCCACCAAACAGGACACCAGAATGAAATTCATGACTGATGGTGTTCTTTTAAGAGAAATGATGAACGATTTCAAACTTACGaaatattcttcaattATCATTGATGAAGCTCATGAACGGAATATTAACACAGATATCCTAATTGGTATGTTAAGTCGATGTGTTAGACTACGTGCAAAAGAACATGCTCAGGATCCagtcaaaaacaaaaagttaAAGCTAATTATCATGTCCGCTACTTTAAGGGTTTCGGACTTCAGTGAAAATCCAGCATTATTCCctacaccaccaccagtGTTAAAGGTTGATGCAAGACAATATCCAGTGGCAGTTCACTTTAACCGTAAAACTAAATTCGATTATGCCGAAGAAGCATTCAGAAAGACCTGTAAAATCCATCAAAGATTGCCTCCTGGGGCTATCCTAGTGTTTATGACTGGTCAGCAGGAAATTACCCACATGGTTAAAAGGTTGCGTAAAGAATTCCCATTCCCCAAGAGACAAAGCTTAATTCAAAAAGACAATATTCCAACAGTGAGAGTAGATGCAGCAACTGCAGATGTTGAAGCTGAAGATGTTGATTTCAGTGTCGCGGTCAAAGAGGAGATGcagtttgaagaagactTGCCCTCggatgaagaaggttcAGACGcggaagaggaagaggaaggtTTCGAAGaaactttggaagaaggACAAACCGATAGAGACCCATTATATGTTCTTCCATTGTATTCTTTGCTACCTACTAAAGAACAGATGAAGGTTTTCAGAGATCCTCCGCCAGGTTCTAGATTGTGTGTTGTTGCTACTAACGTTGCAGAAACATCTTTGACAATCCCTGGTGTTAGATATGTCGTGGACTGTGGTAGGTCTAAAGAACGTAAATTTGACGAGACTACTGGTGTTCAAAGTTTCGAAATTGACTGGATCAGTAAGGCATCTGCAGACCAAAGAAGTGGTAGAGCTGGTCGTACAGGTCCTGGTCACTGTTATCGCTTGTACTCTTCTGCTGTTTATGAAAGAGATTTTGAGCAGTTCTCAAAACCTGAAATTTTGCGTATGCCTGTTGAGAGTATTGTTCTTCAGATGAAGAGTATGGCAATTCATAACATCATTAACTTCCCATTTCCAACTCCTCCAGATCCATCTGCACTAGCCAAGGCGCAAAAGCTTTTGCAGTATCTAGGTGCACTAGACAACAACGAAAGAATAACTGAGGACGGTAGAGCTATGAGTTTATTCCCATTGAGTCCAAGATTTGCCAAGATGCTTCTAGTTGGTAATGAAAACGACTGTCTAAAGTACGTCGTCACAATTGTCAGTGCTCTATCAGTTGGTGAGCCATTCTTATCGGAACAAGAGCTTGGTATCTCTAGCTTTATCCCTGATGCTAATGCATCTAATAAGGAGAACGCAAAcaaagatgaagatgatgatgaagacgtGAAAAGATCCGTAGTCGAAGATCCAGTAGACCACGAGGctgaagagagaaagagagcaCTTCGTACTAGATACATCAAGAGTAGTATGAAGTTCAATAAGCTCGATAAGTTTAGCGATGTTTTAAGGCTCCTAAGTGCCGTCTCAGCACTTGATTACATTCCTAAGGAACAGCATTACTCTTTTATGCATAAAAATTTCTTAAGAGAAAAGACCATGGAAGAAATCCTAAAACTCAGGAAGCAAGTCATGTTTATCATAAAATCTGTCACATCAAAGGAAAGTGTTGCTGTTCAAGTCAAGGATGAAGATCTGAAGAGCTCCGTCCCTACAGAAACCCAAATAAAATTACTAAAGCAAATGATAACAGCAGGGTTTATCGATCAAGTGGCTATCCGTGCCGATCAACTTTTCCCAGAAGATGTAACGATCAACAAAAGCAACATATCGAGTATACCTTATGTGCCAGTTCTTGCTGAGAAAACTTCGGAAGTTGAGGATCTATTTGTCTACATTCACCCAAATTCTATCCTCAACCAATGCGGGGAACAACCACCAAAATACTTGGTTTTCCACTCTTTGCATATCAACAGTAACAACGAAAGAGCTAAAAcaagaatgaaaacattGTGTGACATAAAAAGCACACCGCTAGCAAACGTAGCCAGAAAAGGCTCATTGCTCACTTACGGGAAACCGATCACGGGCCAAGGTCTAAAACCAATCGACATTTCTCCCACAGAAAGATACTGTTACGTCGTACCTAGGTTCGGCTCTCCCAACGATAGTGATATCAAAATTGGTTGGGAACTTAACCCAATTCCTGTGCATCAAGTGAAAGAGCATGGTGTATGGACGGTTAAAAAGCTTCTAACTCCAAAGGCTTTCAAAAGTCACCAAGTCAAGCATTAA